Part of the Sporichthyaceae bacterium genome, CAGATGCTGCGCGGCGGCCAACGCCGCCTGCGCCTGGGGGGTGAGCCACTCCCGACCGGCCGGGCCCAGTCCGACGACCACCACCTCGCCGCGCGCGGTGGCGCTGTGTTCCTCCGGCGTGGCCAGCGCGGCCTTGGTTTCCGCGTGCACCCGGCTGGGCAGCAGGGCGACGGAGAAGTACGGCACCGTGGCGGGGTCCACCTCGCTCAGCGGCGCGACTCGTTGTCGATCGGTGGTGGCCCGCTCCACGTACCAGGCCTCGTCCAGTCGGCCCGCGACGGCCAGCGCGTCGCGCACCCCGCTGAACGTGCGGCCGAGCTTCAGAATCGCCGCGGAGTCGGTGTCCGTCAATCGGCGGGCGAGGACATCCGGGGCCAACGTGCCGGGCAGCACGGTGAGGACCTCCTCGCCCTCCACCAGTGGCGTACCGAGTTCCGCGGCGGCCCCGGCCACCGAGGTCACCCCGGGCACCACCTCGACGTCATACCGCCCGACCAATCGTTTGTGCAGGTGCATGAACGAGCCATAGAAGAAGGGGTCACCCTCGCAGAGCACCACCACGTCACGATCGGCATCGAGGTGCGCGGCCAGTCGAGCGGCCGCGTGGTCGTAGAACTCCTCGAGCGCGCCGCGATAGCCACCGGGGTGATCGGTGGTTTCCACGGTCACCGGGTAGTGCAGCGGCTCCTCGACCTGATGACCACTCAGGTAGCCACGGGCAATGGACATCGCGACGCTGTTGCCGTGCCGTGCCGCGTGGTAGGCGACCACCTCAGCGGCGGCCAGCAGACGCGCGGCCTTGACCGTGACCAGTTCCGGGTCGCCGGGGCCCAGTCCAACCCCGTAGAGCGTTCCGCTGGTGTGCAGCACAACGTCCGGCTCTGGTGGCGCAAGAAAGCCGTCAGAGCCGGACGTTGGGATCACCTCGCTGCGCTCGGTCATTCATCCTCACTCGCGATCGCGTTGACGGCGGCCACGGCCATTGCCGACCCGCCGCGCCGCCCGCGCACCACCAGATGCGGCAGGCCGGAGGCGACCAGGGCCGCCTTGGACTCGGCGGCACCGATGAAGCCCACCGGTAAACCGAGGACCGCCGCCGGCGCCGGGGCGCCATCGGCGAGTAGTTCGAGCAGGCGGAACAGCGCGGTGGGCGCGTTGCCCACGGCCACCACGGCGCCCGCCAGGTGCGGCAGCCACAGATCCACGGCGGCAGCGGAGCGGGTGGTGCCGAGTTGCTCGGCAAGCGCGGGTACCTCGGAATCGTTGAGCATGCAGCGGATCGGGTTGTCCGCGGGTAGCCGACGGCGGGTGATGCCGGCGGCCACCATCTGCGCGTCGCACAGGATCGGCGCGCCGGCCAGCAACGCGCCCCGGGCGCGGGCGACCACGTCCTGACTGAAGCTCAGATCCTCGACCAGATCGACCATGCCGCAGGAGTGGATCATGCGTACGGCCACCCGGGCCACGTCGCCGGGCAGTCCGTCGAGCGCAGCCTCGGCGCGGATGGTGGCGAACGACCGACGGTAGATCTCCGCCCCGTCGCGGACGTAGTCCAATTCATGACTCATGCCAACACCCGATCCGGATCGGTATGCAGGTCGTGCCGGCGCAACATGGCCAGCACACCCTGCACGTCCGCGGGTTTGAGGTCGGGCAGCACCACGCTGCGCCACGGGGTGATGCGCAGGCCGCTGACCGTCGCCGCGGCGGCCAGCGCGTGCAGTGCCGCCGCGGACAGTTGTCCGCCCGGCGCGGCCACCGTCAGCGCGATGCGGCCATCATGCTGGCGCGTCGGTCCGAGTGCGGTCGGCCGCGGACGGGTCGGCACCTCGATGGGCGCCGCCGACTCCCCCGGCGCCGCACCCGCGGCCCGCAGTCGGGCAGCGACCCGAGCGGGGCCCCCGCCGAGTTCGGCCAACCGCCAGGCGGACGAGTGCTGCGCGGCACGTTCGTCGAGGAAGGCGCCGGCCGCCGCGACCGCCACTGCGGCCGCGGCGAGGTCCGCTACCGCGATGCACACGTCCACCCCGGCCAACAACAGCGACCAGCGGTCGGCGCCGGCCAGCAGGGTCACGTCGCCACCCAGGGCCGCCACATCCCCGCCGCCGTCGTCCAGGCAGAACAGGAAGCGGCCCGGCAGCGCGCCGAGGGCATCGTCATCGATCAGGGCCGCGTCCAGCGCGGCCAGCAGCGGCCCGACATCCGGTCGATGTGGATCGAGCAATCCGCTCAGCGGCGAAGCGAGAATATTGCGCACCCGGTCGTGCCGGTCGCTGGGCAACAAGCCGGCCACCCGCAACCGCGCCGCCAGGTCGGCCTCGGCGTTGGTGGGCAACCCACGGATCTGGATGTTGCCGCGGACAGTGAATTCCAGCACGCCGGAGCCCAGGTCCGCAGCGGCGTCGGCGAGCACCCGGGCGGCCGCGGCGTCCACCCGACCACCGGGCAGTCGCACCCGCGCCAGGCCACCGTCGGCCGCCGCCCACACCGACAGCACACCCGGGCAGGCATCCGGTCCGGGGCGGCGCGTGGGGGAAGCGGCAGGCACCCCGTGATCCTACGAACACGACGTCAGGGCCTCGGCAGGGTCCCGGTTTACCGCCGGCTGGGATCGCGCTAACCAGTTGGTGCGCCTGGACCCTGACTCACGACCTGAGGTCCAGTCAGATCGGTTCTGATCAGCGGGGGACGGTTACATTCGCGACGTGTCGCTGACCGGCTTCCCGCTGCTGATCGTGCTCGTCGCGCTCACCCTCGTCGTCCCGGTACTGACCCTGCGCCATCGGCCGGGCGCCCGGCCGCTGCTCACTATCGTCGGCGCACAACTGGCCGCGGTAGCCCTGACCGCCGCTCTGGCCAATGACTACGGCGACTTCTATCCCAAATGGCGCGACCTGGTCGGCAGCGTCCACGTGGGGGCGGATACCCCGACCATCACTTTCGGTGGACGCCCGGCCACGCCGAACCCCGGTTCGACCCGGCACGATCGGGCCGCGGCCACCACGGACCCGGACGCGTTGGACGCCACCTCGGCCACCACGCTGGCGGAAAGCCTGCACCCGACGAACTGGGCGCCGCGGGCGCAGTGGGCCGACCGTGGCGCCGTGGTCAGCCTGCCGGTCCCCGGCGACGTCGGCGGACCGGCCCAGGACGTGCTGGCCTATCTGCCGCCGCAGTGGTTCGCGGGCGGCCCGGCGGCGTCCCGGCTGCCGATGGTGGAGGTACTCACCGGCTACCCCGGCACCCCGCACACCGTGGTGGACAAGCTGCACGCCCCGCAGGTGCTGCTCGACGATGTCAACGCGGGCACCGTGCACCCCATGGTGTTGCTGATCACCCGTCCGGTGGAGCCGTTCCCGCGGGACACCGAATGCGTGGACGTGCCCAACGGGCCACGCACCTTCAACTACCTGGCCACCGACCTGCCGAACACGGCCGCCACGATTCTGCATCTGCACCCCGCAGCGCTGGGCGCAATGGGCTACTCGACCGGGGGTTACTGCGCGCTGAAATTGGCCATGATGCGCCCCCACGAGTTCACCGCCGGCGCCTCGATGTCCGGGTACTACCACGCGATCCCGCAGGCCAACAGCGGCAACCTGTTCGGGCCCTACCCGGTCGCCGACCGCGAGCGGAACGACCTGGACTGGCGCCTGGACCATCTGCCCGCGCCGGACACCTCGGTGATGATCGCCACCT contains:
- a CDS encoding precorrin-2 C(20)-methyltransferase; this translates as MTERSEVIPTSGSDGFLAPPEPDVVLHTSGTLYGVGLGPGDPELVTVKAARLLAAAEVVAYHAARHGNSVAMSIARGYLSGHQVEEPLHYPVTVETTDHPGGYRGALEEFYDHAAARLAAHLDADRDVVVLCEGDPFFYGSFMHLHKRLVGRYDVEVVPGVTSVAGAAAELGTPLVEGEEVLTVLPGTLAPDVLARRLTDTDSAAILKLGRTFSGVRDALAVAGRLDEAWYVERATTDRQRVAPLSEVDPATVPYFSVALLPSRVHAETKAALATPEEHSATARGEVVVVGLGPAGREWLTPQAQAALAAAQHLVGYGPYLDRVPPNPRQVRHSSDNRVEAERAEFALELARRGRRVAVVSSGDPGVFAMAAAVLEVAAEERWKDVPVRVLPGVTAASAVASRIGAPLGHDFCVLSLSDRLKPWAVIEARLAAVAAADLVLAIYNPASKTRTWQLDKAREILLGHRSAATPVVIGRDVGGPAESVRVTTLGDLDTALVDMRCLVIVGSNFTRVVTRGDGLLTVFTPRHYRNG
- a CDS encoding precorrin-8X methylmutase, whose protein sequence is MSHELDYVRDGAEIYRRSFATIRAEAALDGLPGDVARVAVRMIHSCGMVDLVEDLSFSQDVVARARGALLAGAPILCDAQMVAAGITRRRLPADNPIRCMLNDSEVPALAEQLGTTRSAAAVDLWLPHLAGAVVAVGNAPTALFRLLELLADGAPAPAAVLGLPVGFIGAAESKAALVASGLPHLVVRGRRGGSAMAVAAVNAIASEDE
- a CDS encoding precorrin-3B synthase produces the protein MPAASPTRRPGPDACPGVLSVWAAADGGLARVRLPGGRVDAAAARVLADAAADLGSGVLEFTVRGNIQIRGLPTNAEADLAARLRVAGLLPSDRHDRVRNILASPLSGLLDPHRPDVGPLLAALDAALIDDDALGALPGRFLFCLDDGGGDVAALGGDVTLLAGADRWSLLLAGVDVCIAVADLAAAAVAVAAAGAFLDERAAQHSSAWRLAELGGGPARVAARLRAAGAAPGESAAPIEVPTRPRPTALGPTRQHDGRIALTVAAPGGQLSAAALHALAAAATVSGLRITPWRSVVLPDLKPADVQGVLAMLRRHDLHTDPDRVLA
- a CDS encoding alpha/beta hydrolase-fold protein produces the protein MSLTGFPLLIVLVALTLVVPVLTLRHRPGARPLLTIVGAQLAAVALTAALANDYGDFYPKWRDLVGSVHVGADTPTITFGGRPATPNPGSTRHDRAAATTDPDALDATSATTLAESLHPTNWAPRAQWADRGAVVSLPVPGDVGGPAQDVLAYLPPQWFAGGPAASRLPMVEVLTGYPGTPHTVVDKLHAPQVLLDDVNAGTVHPMVLLITRPVEPFPRDTECVDVPNGPRTFNYLATDLPNTAATILHLHPAALGAMGYSTGGYCALKLAMMRPHEFTAGASMSGYYHAIPQANSGNLFGPYPVADRERNDLDWRLDHLPAPDTSVMIATSHDERYDDGYAAAQSFLALVHAPMSATEIVLPHGGHNFPTWTAEFPRLLTWMDQRLQAAAAQ